The nucleotide window tttggctttgggaaactgaccagcagttttgtgccactttatcccaaagcagaaatcgaaagcaacaggtggtcgattaagtgagataattccgctgtgaaattctctatgcgagagcggaaatctttactaatcaaatgctcAGTTGTACAATAGAgtcatgaaagcagaatgctgcacctgcaaattaggacacactgatccgCAAGATCTTACGTTTattagttttttgtgtgtgttcgccgagattcaaggcaaaatgctttgccaatatacagtattattaatcttacatatttaattgagggtgctctaacgttcgcaCCCCCGCAGAACCGGTCTTGCATCTGGCAGCTGCActaacatgatggcaaaacaacaagatacattacttatctattaatttattatcgaatagtagtgtagtctactagctcaccttttgctgcactacatcGCATAGCACgtcctcgtgctctctggcaatctGACACGTACgactccaaaaggaatatttgctaattctcgcggtctctccacactcccttttgaTTTCCTCGTTAttaactttgcatttatttaggttataaggtttgcaacttcactaaaacaatgttagagctccaaaACATCAGGCCTATAGTTTATttagcagattcccaaaccagcatatcacgaagcgctTTCTGGGTTGCgcgagcggcactgagcggcctgagcgagCGGAGCGGAGACTTCAAAAAGGTGCTCTCtgctcaggtgaaattatcaccgctccgctccgctcacatgctctggtcatTATACCTACTGGAGTAAAGATAATCTAAATAAATGGTTATTAAAGGGATCAGAGAACAAATATGAATGCATCTGTAACCCAGGCTACTAGTAGTCCAAGTCGGAGCTAGAAAAAAGGAGACAAAGAAAGTGTTATAGTATgcataaatacactatattgccaaaagtattcgctcatctgcctttagacgcatatgaacttaagtgacatcccattcttaatccatagggtttaatatgacgtcaacccaccctttgcagctataacagcttcaactcttctgggaaggctttccacaaggtttaggagtgtgtttatgggaatttttgaccattcttccagaagcgcatttgtgaggtcagacactgatgttggacgagaaggcctggctcgcagtcttcgctctaattcatcccaaaggtgctctatcgggttgaggtcaggactctgtgcaggccagtcaagttcttccacaccaaactcactcatccatgtctttatggaccttgctttgtgcactggtgcgcagtcatgttggaacaggaaggggccatccccaaactgttcccacaaagttgggagcatggaattgtccaaaatctcttggtatgctgaagcattcagagttcctttcactggaactaaggggccaagcccagctcctgaaaaacaaccccacaccataatcccccctccaccaaaattcacagttggcacaatgcagtcagacaagtaccgttctcctggcaaccgccaaacccagactcgtccatcagattgccagatggagaagcgtgattcgtcactccagagaacgcgtctccactgctctagagtccagtggcggcatgctttacaccactgcatccgacactttgtattgcacttggtgatgtatggcttggatgcagctgctcggccatggaaacccattccatgaagctctctacgcactgttcttgagctaatctgaaggccacatgaactttggaggtctgtagcgattgactctgcagaaagttggcgacctctgcgcactatgcgtctcagcatccgctgaccccgctctgtcattttatgtggcctaccacttcgtggctgagttgctgtcattcccaatcgcttccactttgttataataccactgacagttgactgtggaatatttagtagtgaggaaatttcacgactggacttgttgcacaggtggcatcctatcacagtaccacgctggaattcactgagctcctgagagcggcccattctttcacaaatgtttgtagaagcagtctgcatgcctaggtgcttcattttatacacctgtggccatggaagtgattggaacacctgaattcaattatttggatgggtgagcgcaTACTTTtgtcaatatagtgtatgtaaattgagattttttattttattaatatctgtaGAGTTTAGGAGTGTTGTTTTGAAGAGAGgataataagaaaatgtataaAGTTAAGAAATAAGTTTAATTTAGAATAACGATAAGTTAGCTCCACCCTGTATCTGTTGCATCATTGCAGACGGCGGGAGATTTTGAGGAAGCTCCTTTGGGGAGAGCACGGCTGATGAAGCTGCTTCTGTTGTGCTGTCTAAAAAGCCCTCAAACAGAAAAATAGATTAGAAAGGACAAAACTAAAAGTTGGATTTCACAGATAAGAGACAGAAATTTGGAAATAGAAGTGTGGATTGAACGTTATCGGGTCAAATGATCGTGAGTGAGTGCTAACACggattcaatgaaaaaaaaactttcaaacaaGAGTTTTTGCTCTTCGGGAAACTTTCTTTTAATTGAAATCAAGTTCTCTTGGTAAGTGTAACTAATAAACCATCTTATCTATTGAGATCTTGCTTAAATATTggttaattgtttttaaatcttaaatGCTGCTATGTTATATGCAGTTATATGTAAAAGGTGTATAAAAGCCCATTTTGGGTTCAAAGAAATAGAGAGACAACAGGCTCAAATCGCGGCAGCGGCACTTCCGGTGTCATGCTCAGATGCCGCTGACCAGTTCAACGATTCGAGGTTTCTACTTTTAAAAACTACATTGTcttttgctaaataaataaataaataaataatggcatTATATGGGCTATCTCACaatgatttataatcatttactctcagtgaatatatttttaaaaaccctATTATTCAGTTAATACAGCCATGAGTTTCCGATGGGGAAAAGGTCAAGCAATGAAGATAATattcagttgttgttgttgtttactcaTAATTAATCCTTTATTATACCCACACTGAAAAAACCTGACATGTAAAACTTACCCTAAAAAATAGGTAGCAATTTGTAACAATTGCAAACAATTTTATTGggtaattttaattatattaattggaTTTAAGTTCCTTGAATTTGAATGGTCCATGTGGATGAATTAGTCTTCCTCAAATCTGATGAAAATGCCTCCAACTGCTTTTATCTACAATTTCTGTGCAGAATTTTTGATAGTCTTTtcgtttttcaaaaacaaaagttaaaagttccactgGAGCATCCTCATCGTATTCACCCTTCCAGCTGTGAACTTTCTGGAGGGTTTCAGTTTGGTCCTCTTTTTTCATTGAAAGGACAGTGGGAAGTCTTAATGTTCCTTCAAAATGTGTGTTGCGGCACCAGTCCGCTGCAGCCATAATGTTTCTCAATAAAATGCTTTCCTGCAGTAAAGAAGAAAGTATGGTCAAAGTATTTAGTATATACTGATGTTACCAAGTAATGCTTCAAACTTGTAGAGCATTTACAGTACATCATTAATAAATAGATATATCTTTTAAACAATGAATACTGTCTATCAATATTTGTGTCATTCAACACTTTAGTAGTGGGAATGCGATTAAATGAGCACTAACACTCGCATTGAGAGTCTAAATAATATtcactttaatgtaaaatatcacttaaaacaaatGGTTGTAACAATTCTCTTGCCAGAGCATGATCAATACATAGCCTATCGTTTTTATAAAATGTGTCCAGTGAGAGTATAAAAGCTGCTTTATATTTCAGTAGTGAAGTGATGCTGTATAGTCTTATGATcaagaaaaagacaaatacatttatgATATTATATGTGTAAGGCTAAATGAGATTTATATGGTTGTTTACTGATTTTGCATTTCCTGCTGGATGTGAACTTCTTATGTATCATTTATCAGGGAGCCCACAGTTATCCGtccactttttatttttgtattacagaaagtctgtttcattcatctACAAGGTTTATATTAATCTCCATTTCATTTTATCGCATACACACAATACATGTAAAATAATCTGCCAAATGTACAGAACAAAGCTTTCTGATGTTTCTGAATGAGCTGTAAGGCCTCTGCCATCAGATGTCGCTCTTGAGCAAGTCAAGTGGGCTCAAACTATTGTATGTACCAGCATGTGTGTCTGGCTTCAATATCTATACTGCTTATTCTTACTGGGTCACAGGAAACCTGGAGCCTATCCCAGGGGGCATGGGGCACAAGGTGGGGGACACCCTGGACAGGGTGCCAATCCATCGCAGGGCACAATCACACACCCATTCATACACTacagacacttttggacattCCAGTCAGCCTACAATTCATATCATTGGAGTGGGGGAGGAAACCGGAGTACACGGAGGAAACCCCCAAAGCACAGGAAGAACGtgcatattaaataaataaagtgaaatgTTCACTGTAATGTTTTCGAAGTGCTGGTTCAAACCCTTTGTGTTTCCACAGATACATTCTGTTTGAGAGAAAATGCCCGCTCTGCAGGTTTCTTTCCAAATCCTGTGATTGTAGATGTATATTTAGATGTGGATTCAGTTTTTCATCAGCATGAACAGTATGTATAATTAGTGAATGTCATCTAGGTGACAAAACTTTGTACTGCTCATTGGAAGAAATGTGTAGCTTATTACCTTTATCTCTTCATCTGTCAGAATGTCTTCTGCTTCAACAATTGGTTAAAAGGACAGTGGCCAGAGGTGAACAACCCTTTAAATAGTCCAAGAGAAGATGCCGTAGAAATTCACTGGCAACATTCATAAACAGCGGCAAATGGCGTAAAGTCAGAGGCATCTGAGCATGACACCGGAAGTGCCGCTGTTAGATGCCGCTGCAGTGATTTGAGCATGCCCTAACTAGAGTACAGCAGAAGATGGCCAGAGTCGACTTGACATTGATTCGTGGATCTTGAATCTATTATTCACAAGAgcatattacatactgtatattaggacTGTTTAGTCAGATTTGCTGCAACCTGGTCACGTTGAATTGTTTCTCAATCTTTCCCCCCTGAATAATTTTCATCTGTATATTTTAGAGAATTATCACATTAGCAGGAAACATTATTTTGGGTGAAAATATGATTTGCAACAACAATAATACTGAGTCAacttgtcattttgttttttgttttttgttttaataattaaACAAGCATGATACTAATTTAAACTGTGCTTCTTGACAGAGAATGTAATGTGACATTTAATCAAAACCAGCTCATACATCAGTGAGAAGTCAGAGACACAGTACTGGGAacactcaaataaataaaaaataaaaaaatatttgtaaaataaagttttatgGATTTTGTAGAATGacccatttaacatttaacacacacacttCCATGAACAAGTTCATTTCAATTCAACAGACATAAACAATTAttatcaaataaaatacaataattggaaaaaaaaatatgagcttcgctataaatattttttctcatacatttttgtccaAATTCCTTCTCTATATTCTCCACGTTACACTGCAAATGTTTctacacagtatattttacacCATGGTTACATGCAGTTGTTACCTGAAGGATATATTTTTAATCTAaacttgaaaaattacttattgatactttaaataaatctaaatgaAATGCACAGGACACCAGACACACTTCCTAAAAGTTCTAGAATACACTACCTGTTATGTTTTATCATTTTACATCAGTTCATTTTACACATCAGACATTTCAGATTGCGATATGTGAtagttttgaaaagaaaaaaaaattgtgtagaaGAGGCAAAAGTTATTCTGACGAAAGATTTATTATTCAGAAAAGACTGAATAAATTAGTTACTTTTCAAACTACAATGATTATATTTGTTGTGCCTCGGTGGATTGTGGTATTTGTGTCCCCTCCTCAGAGAAAGCTCtttcaaaaacatgttttaacTTTATTGAAAGCTTAAACTTCTCCTTAATATCCTGCCCTATGAAAAAATACAGAACTGGATTCAGACAGCTGTTGAAATACGCCAAAGAGTTGACCAATGGGACAAGTCTCTCAGCCTTCATGACATTATATACCCAGATCAAATACACAGTGTGGTACGGCAGCCAACACAGAAAAAAGGCCACAATAACAGCTGACATGATGCGAAACGCTCGTCCAGTGTGAAAACGACTCCTGCCTAACTTTCGTGCGATGAATCCATAACATGTCGTGATGCATATGAGAGGAATCAAAAAACCAAACACAAACCTGATGATAGTcaactttccaaatgtttgaaagtcatCATTACCAAAAGATTGACAGTATGTGCTGTTATGACGTACAGAGGCTCTTCTTAATATCATAAAGGGCAAATTAAGAGCTATAGCCAGGACCCAGGCTACTACACAGGACAGTCGCGCAAGCAACAGACTGCGATGATTTTTAGCCCAAACTGGTGTGATCACCTGGATAAACCGATCCAGACTAATCAAACTCAAGATGAAGACACTGGCAAACATGTTGACATGCATAACCAATGGAAGAATCTTGCACATGACAGATCCATGTTCCCAGTGATCATTAAAGTACCATATTATATAGGACAGTGTGGAAAAGCAGCACAGGAGGTCTGCAATTGCTAGATTAAGGAACCATATCGTATTAACGGTCCTCTTCATCTTCATTCCAGCGATGTACACAACAAAGACATTTCCTGGAACTCCGAGCAGAAATGTCAGATAGTAGAAGACCTGAGAAATCATTGAGAAGTAACCATTCCACATCGCTGTGATTGAGCCGATGCTGTCCAAAGCGTCCCGTTTATCCTGTTAATATCACATTACTTGTCAAATGTCACATCatgagtcatatttatgtatCCTACCTTTAAACAACATAATCATGTATATATACATCTTGCATTTTCCATTCATACATTCATAGAATTTGTACttaaatttctttactgattcagataatcaaatataatttatgaagatGTCAAATATCTCGGACATTTACATTACCATTTACTTACCTTTTTGGCCGCTCAAGTTATACTGATCCAAGAAATGACAGGAAGACCTCTAAATACTGATTCCCCATGAAGAAATTCTACTGATGTGTTCACAAGAGGAGTCTGTAGAAACACATTTCCTCATCTTATTTCCTCTCACAGCCAAACTCAGAAACATAAACACTAGAATGCATTATGATACTCTGAGATATTCTAAGTTTAAACTATCACAGTCATAGTCACATTTACTACGATCAAAGAATTCAACACAACATTATCattcaggggtgcgtttcccaaaactatcGTTAGACagctatggtcgcaagttccatcgttacaaACATAGTTCAACGAattggtgtttcctgaaaccgtagtttcaatgaacattcgcaaactgcatgcaaaattgtgtggttggaactacagttcTCCAACTGTGGTTAGAAatatagttccttgttagtttgtggTGTCGACAACGTTGATTTCGCTGCAGCTGAGGTGTGTTCTATTCAGACTTATCACCCCTATGACCTATTGCTTTCAAATACTTCATcatccactctgagagctttgaaaagcttgaagttgtggtgctcaaagtttttttttattggaaattcagtttgaaacaaTCTTCCAGCATGACTGTCACAATGGTTCGCCCTTCAAAGTGCACTACTAAGGCATTATTTATGACGTTTGGAACACAGGATTGGCTTCGTTTTCGTGTAAAtatctttgttacaacattttccaaagagaaatttcacatatGGCTACATATGTAAAATACAATACgcatgttaatggttttcactgatataaaaagttatctgtactgtacatacagtatttgcaacatatctgcagtactttgagtatagtgtcagaaaagttctATGTAAGTGTAAaaatcattcatttatatatttcaatatattacactttcatatatgtaaaacataatttcccatgtcagtcagatgaaacaatagaaaatacagtaaccaaacattttctgaatgaaatgttctctgacttctgTTCCTTCAGGATGTATTCTGTCTTGATGTGGGTTCAGTGGATCGTCATCATCAGTAGCAGTAGCATCTTCATCATCAGCACCAGCATGAcccccctcttcctcctcagaAAGTTGCACAAATTTCTGTGACTGCAATGTTGTGACTGGAGTTTTGGGGAAAGCGTAGTTttcataagctgtaacagcaaAGGTGTTACTGCTTTCACAGCCTTGCTGAACTAAGACTTGCTGAGAcacaggccatcaccaaccacctccataaatcttcccacagcacaataatgcagtgcagctaagaactgcactgctggacttaaggtgtagtttcttcttgtggccttctgaaggtgtggtttcacaacctgcagcaattcaaggatcttggtccttgAAATCCAGAATTTACAAAACTTATCACTCTCCAAATTTTTATTTCAATCCATATTATCCACTAGGAGACACAACCACCAAATGAACACGCTGGGATGCAGAcatgtgtgtttgaagcatgggaaaaccacacattgaaaaataaacaataccatataaGGGGCCAATTTTAAAGGGCATTTTGCGCTCTTAAAGGGCACTGCatgaaggggacgccactcgaaaagacaacatttttaatgttattgcagacatagTAAATGAATTTACTACcgcacatacaacataacttatGGTACTACAGTGTTAACGGTACTACCGTTTAAAAAATGTTGTGGCACcgccagtattttgaagctttagtatcaCGTTACTACCGAAGCACCGGTATACCATGCAACCCTAATGGGTAGTGTGCACGGTCAAAGCAACAAATGTGACAAACTGAGTGACGGTTCGCGGCATACGAGCCTGACAGGGCCTCGGCTAagagaatgcacaaaatgatacTGTGGCGGAGTGATATCATCAGGACAGTAGTGCAAAGTTTACTTCTGTTCTTTTAAAGTCTCATATACAAAGACAATGACAAGATAATTAtctgtattttatgtttagtGAGTGGAGTCATTGGCACACTTTAAACAGTCTGATTCTAGAAAAAGTTCCCTTTAGCAAACATTAGCCCAAGAAACATTCTATATTAATttcacttataataataataaatacatttttcattaaaagtcaGTTGGTTGTTTAATGAACATTAAACAATCAGGATTCTAATTTAAACTTTGACTGATATCAAtgctataaaaaaagaaaaacagtaaaGGGTGAAAGTAAAGTTATGTTCCTTGCacaaaaatgtcttggttactgatgtaacctctgttccctgatggagtgaatgagacattgtgtcgatgtagtgattcACAGTATCACGATGACagtaggggttcgatcttgagagccccaatcacctttgcttaaaatagaaaaggccaatgaaaattagcgagtggaatttgcatgccactctccgccccggacatacgggtataaaaggagatgccgtgcatcactcattcagatttatgctgaggagccgatagagtcCCGTGTCAGTGGCCGATTCAGCGCCGCGGCAGCAGGGAcgcaacgtctcattccctccatcagggaacagaggttacttCAGTAagcaagacattccctgtctgtcactcactcgaagttgtgtcgatgtagtgacactaggagttcctataggaaatgccgcaggcgctgaaacatgtcacgaggcacggaagagtggacatgggcaagctgctacGTGCcttgcagcgagcgctcaaccacgtcgtgaccttccagcgagttaggtaaggcgtctccctagccCCGTTAAGGGGGGAGTGGCACTTACcaaagtaggctaccggcggtgcttTTCtcaatttgctgttaagcaatctcccgccgagcactttctagaataccgctgggaagtgctcttccctctccaggaagaagagcactacggagaccacatcctgctggagggaggttaacatgtggagcatacctcacatggacttaccaacggggaagtacacatatggaatgataccacaggaggaccctaacTACAGAGAGGGTaagcagcacagtggccgagacagagaaagctctgatgaggggaaacacaggtttcacctaagggggaaaccgaacagtggaaactcatcatacgggattaccaaaagggaatcaccacgcatggagcattgagcccaagcacacgggctcacctgataaggggaataccacgagtactgggcctggtggcgttactcctccgccgagttaatcaccggacagtgctaaagaattaaagaggcatccggagttcaccggtacggggaactgttgtggacaaaaagcacacattatcacctttgaaaaaggggaaaggcgcaatgcaagcgatacatccAACTGGCCGCCCgatctacctgctgttaccgcgtaacactcgggtcaaaactgGGTCTATGCGTAGGCTATAAAACCTCTCAAAGGTATTGGccgtagcccaacccgcagctctgtaTATATCTgatagagaggccccccttgtcAGTGCctaggaggatgcaacacctctagtggagtgcgcccggactcccaaggggcacggcaagtcctgagactggtatgcgagagaaatggcatccacaattcAATGGGcaaacctctgcttggagacagctttccccttctgctgtcctccaaaacagacaaagagctgctccgagcatctaaagctctgcgtgcggtccagatagatgtgcagggcgaaaactggacacagcaatgataaggccgggtcttcctcctctgaagggagcacctgcaggttcaccacctggtcccaaaaaggagtggtgggaactttgggcacgtaacttggccggggtctcaagatcatgtgaaaGTGTgctggcccaaactccaggcattcactggtaacagagagcgcctgcaggtcccccaccctcttgatggaagtgagtgcgaccaggagggccgtcttcagagacagagtgctgagctcagcctgctccaggggctcaaacggggctctctatAGGGCAGGTAGGatcacagagagatcccaagaggggatcaggtgcggtctaggaggattcaatctcctcgcgcctttgaggaacctgttgatcaggtcgcactgtcgtgagggactgccgtccagtgtatcgtgttgagctgctatggcagctacatacactttcagggtagagggagacagccgtctctctaGCCCTtgctgaagaaaagacagcacagacccgacagcgcatctctgtgggtcttccccacggaaagaacaccagttagcaaaaAGACGCCAcctcaaggcatacagccgcctcatagagggggccctggcctgagtgatcgtgtctaccaccgctggcggaagacctgctagggAGCATCACctgctctggcgagaagcagacagggtgcaggacctcagtggcctgaaggcggccgggtcgtgccatggcaggatgtgtttaatcgcCGTtaatctgcttcttcaccatcgagaactgatgggcgaaatcctctacggtgtcaccaaaaagccccccttgggagatgggcgcatcgagaaagcggactttctcggtgtcacacatctccacaaggttgagccacaggtgccgctcttggaccacaaggcGTGCGCCGTGACATTCGTCACAAGTAAGGTGAGGTCGGTCACTGTACGCGGTTCCtacatcagccctgggtcggtcctaccctcgtgcagatctttaagtgccttggcctggtgaactgcaagatggccatggcatgcagggtggaagcggcttGACCCGTGGCCTTATAAGCattcgtcattaatgaggaagagtacttacaggccttggaaggaaGCCTTGGTCAAtcgcgccaggtggctgtgctaaatgcaccgctacggcacgctctacctggggaagctcgacatatgccttagccgctccgccgttgagggtagtcaggatggacgagcccgcgaagagtgtatgggcagaaaaaggtgccctccacgacttcgttagctcctcgtgcacttccagcaAGAAGGTGGGGCACAACCGTGAGTCACGCTCTgtgcccagaaaccaatcatccagccgtgaaTGCTGATGTTTGCAGCCACCCGGGTAAGCAAGGCGGCCAACTCAGCGTCCGCCCCATcttgtgctctaccgcccgtggttcgtccgcttccgatagcagaagcccaccctccgatgctatGCCCAAAAGCTCATCCTGATCACGAGCCGTGAAtgacacattaaatccgccccGAGGCAGACCGCCTGTATCGCTTGACAGCTCTTCTGGATAGaacaagcatgctgggggatgggaggtccatgggggttgagccggcgaaaatgctcccatatccatatccagatcgcccgtggtgcttgcctacccggccggctgagcatcagcccaggacagagcgggttggggagcagccacggtggctccttgcttcatgaacgAGGAAGTGAGCCAGACCGCaatgttctgatgggcatgttctcacaatgagaacataacccttccatgaaagctACCTCGGCATGCTGGCGCCACAgacactcgagacagatttcatggctgtccggaggggagagataatggccacatccagtagcgtaAACGCGGAaggtcatctttaaaaagacgccaagcgtttgcgcgagctcttttagaaggaaatatactcttttgaatatactcttttagcacccacgGACTCAGCcactgaagcacccaggggaagcacactCAGGGTGACTAAtgatatgcgccataaaatccagcagcgtaagcgaaaggtgagaggatgaacacaatgcatgcattcagctccgaagaaaaaatctgaatgagtgatgcacaccatctccttttatacccgtatgtccggggcggagagtggcatgcaaattccacttgccaattttcattggccttttctattttaagcaaaggagattggggctctcaagatcgacacaacgttgagtgagtgacagacagggaaacaTTATTTATGAGAGCATAATTGGGCAGTAAtctgtgctttttttgttttgatttttcccctttttctcccaatttggaaagcccaattcccaatatgcttttaagtcctcatggtcgcgtagtgattcac belongs to Myxocyprinus asiaticus isolate MX2 ecotype Aquarium Trade chromosome 43, UBuf_Myxa_2, whole genome shotgun sequence and includes:
- the LOC127433973 gene encoding C3a anaphylatoxin chemotactic receptor-like translates to MWNGYFSMISQVFYYLTFLLGVPGNVFVVYIAGMKMKRTVNTIWFLNLAIADLLCCFSTLSYIIWYFNDHWEHGSVMCKILPLVMHVNMFASVFILSLISLDRFIQVITPVWAKNHRSLLLARLSCVVAWVLAIALNLPFMILRRASVRHNSTYCQSFGNDDFQTFGKLTIIRFVFGFLIPLICITTCYGFIARKLGRSRFHTGRAFRIMSAVIVAFFLCWLPYHTVYLIWVYNVMKAERLVPLVNSLAYFNSCLNPVLYFFIGQDIKEKFKLSIKLKHVFERAFSEEGTQIPQSTEAQQI